In the bacterium genome, one interval contains:
- a CDS encoding Gfo/Idh/MocA family oxidoreductase has product MTLKVGVVGAGLLGARHARAYSELPECHLVAVCDLDLRRAEEVATRFGARAFTDLGEMLEAGVEAVSVATPDHAHCVPVTACLDAGAHVLVEKPLTIDPDEARMLVAKADDVRRVLMVNYSQRWLPEHRRIEALLAGGTLGDLAFVESHRWDAAWVPGRMIAGWAARTTPIHFMSSHDIDLILHWTGRRVRSVYAASHRGALSQEGVMDGIDALLSLDGGARVSLHSSWILPETFPAAADTRLELLGARGGLFLDGNARMLRLYTPERGESIVFAGPRTADEVHGRLAGAFVESLRSFVSAISAGDLEPSTSAARTLHVVEVQAAILASAARGRVVELA; this is encoded by the coding sequence GTGACGCTCAAGGTCGGCGTCGTGGGTGCGGGCCTGCTCGGCGCCCGGCACGCCCGTGCTTACAGCGAACTGCCGGAGTGCCATCTGGTCGCCGTGTGCGACCTGGATCTCCGGCGCGCGGAGGAGGTCGCGACCCGATTCGGCGCGAGAGCCTTCACGGATCTCGGCGAGATGCTCGAGGCAGGTGTGGAGGCGGTGTCGGTGGCCACCCCGGATCACGCCCACTGCGTACCGGTGACCGCCTGCCTCGACGCCGGAGCGCACGTGTTGGTGGAGAAGCCCCTGACCATCGATCCGGACGAGGCGCGGATGCTGGTCGCCAAGGCCGACGACGTGCGCAGGGTGCTCATGGTCAACTACAGTCAGCGCTGGCTCCCCGAGCACCGGCGCATCGAAGCGTTGCTCGCCGGCGGCACCCTGGGGGACCTTGCGTTTGTCGAATCCCACCGGTGGGACGCCGCCTGGGTCCCGGGGCGGATGATCGCGGGGTGGGCGGCCCGCACCACGCCGATTCATTTCATGTCGAGCCACGATATCGACCTCATCCTCCACTGGACCGGCCGGCGCGTCCGCAGCGTGTATGCCGCCTCGCACCGCGGTGCGCTCTCCCAGGAGGGCGTCATGGACGGGATTGATGCACTATTGTCTTTGGACGGCGGCGCCCGCGTGAGCCTGCACTCGTCCTGGATCCTCCCGGAGACCTTCCCGGCCGCGGCGGACACGCGGCTGGAGCTGCTGGGCGCCCGCGGGGGGCTGTTTCTGGATGGCAACGCGCGAATGCTGCGCTTGTACACTCCGGAGCGCGGCGAGTCGATCGTGTTCGCGGGGCCGCGGACGGCGGATGAGGTGCACGGACGTCTCGCCGGGGCGTTCGTGGAATCGTTGCGGTCGTTCGTGTCGGCGATCTCTGCGGGCGACCTCGAGCCGTCTACGTCGGCGGCGCGCACGCTCCACGTCGTCGAGGTCCAGGCGGCCATCCTGGCTTCGGCGGCGCGCGGCCGGGTCGTGGAGCTCGCGTGA
- a CDS encoding enolase C-terminal domain-like protein — protein sequence MKMSDLRIDLVNIPYVETISSASSKAGGATKCIVRLRTDEDVEGLGEAPGGQALRDDITRAFQSVRGEDPFRIEAILERLPGSHRGLYGPSPTAMSAIEMAIWDIIGKTLGRPISDLWGGRYRGEVPVCAPLFTHEERETDFSSATVALADEVVSRYGFGAVKVKAGVYRPGSEIPALRALRRRFGADLAIRIDPNGVWSPEESIRIGHQVLDLDLEWMEDPTWGIEGMQRVRASVAIPLATNMCVRNFDEVPVAFRAQAADVVLGDPRIWGGIWPTRKLGALCEGLNWGFGLHSSHELGIATAARLHLAAGCAHLSYPIDVTHWFHAEDVVTGGPFPIRNGRITVPTAPGLGVELDTDALARATARCEREGEYPTVVTNPSRYRWWT from the coding sequence ATGAAGATGTCGGATCTGCGAATCGACCTGGTGAACATCCCCTACGTGGAGACGATCTCCTCGGCCTCGTCCAAAGCGGGCGGGGCCACGAAATGTATCGTCCGGCTCAGGACAGACGAAGATGTGGAGGGGCTCGGCGAAGCTCCAGGGGGCCAGGCGTTGCGGGACGACATTACCCGGGCCTTCCAGAGCGTGCGCGGTGAAGATCCGTTCCGGATCGAGGCAATCCTGGAACGGTTACCGGGGTCACACCGCGGCCTCTACGGTCCGAGCCCCACGGCCATGTCCGCGATCGAGATGGCGATCTGGGACATCATCGGCAAGACGCTCGGCCGTCCGATCAGCGACCTGTGGGGCGGCCGGTACCGGGGGGAGGTCCCCGTCTGCGCGCCGCTCTTCACGCACGAGGAACGCGAGACCGATTTCTCCTCGGCGACGGTGGCGCTGGCGGACGAGGTCGTGTCCCGGTACGGCTTCGGGGCGGTGAAGGTCAAAGCGGGGGTGTACCGTCCCGGATCCGAGATCCCGGCGTTGCGCGCCCTGCGGCGCAGGTTCGGCGCCGACCTCGCGATTCGCATTGACCCGAACGGGGTGTGGTCTCCGGAGGAGAGTATCCGGATCGGGCACCAGGTGCTGGATCTGGACCTGGAGTGGATGGAGGATCCGACCTGGGGCATCGAAGGGATGCAGCGGGTGCGGGCCAGCGTGGCCATCCCCCTTGCCACCAACATGTGCGTGCGCAACTTCGACGAGGTGCCGGTCGCCTTCCGGGCCCAGGCCGCCGACGTCGTCCTGGGGGATCCTCGGATCTGGGGCGGTATCTGGCCGACGCGGAAGTTGGGCGCCCTCTGCGAGGGGCTGAACTGGGGGTTTGGCCTCCACAGTTCGCACGAGCTCGGCATCGCGACCGCCGCGCGGCTGCACCTCGCCGCGGGCTGCGCACATTTGAGTTATCCCATAGATGTGACCCATTGGTTCCATGCGGAGGACGTGGTCACGGGCGGGCCGTTCCCCATCAGGAACGGTCGCATCACCGTCCCCACGGCGCCAGGGCTCGGGGTCGAGCTCGACACGGACGCGCTGGCGCGGGCTACAGCCCGCTGTGAGCGAGAGGGCGAGTATCCCACGGTCGTGACCAACCCGTCCCGCTACCGGTGGTGGACCTAG
- a CDS encoding FAD-binding oxidoreductase, whose product MTDREGAAQPALAGGVIEKFNASLHGELIRPDSGSYDEARKVWNGMIDRRPALIVRCAALEDVQNAIRFARSYGLLTAVRGGGHNAAGFAVCDGGLVIDLSQMRGIRVDPKARTARAQAGATWGDFDRETQAFGLATTGGAISTTGIAGLTLGGGLGWLMRSYGLACDNLLSVELVTADGRVLMASPTENPDLFWGVRGGGGNFGVVTSFEYRLHPVGPMLGGLLIHPLERAREVLQYYREVSQSAPDELTVFAALMTTPDGVPVIGLALCYNGPAAVGEKTLHALRSFGPPVADQVGPMPYTAIQSMLDAGFPAGLQVYWRSDFLKGLGDETIDTILTRFAKRTSPLSLMIIEQFGGAVSRVGREDTAFEYRDAQYNLAIISRWTDPRESDPHIRWARETWEAMRPFATGVYVNYLGEEGESRIRAAYGPAKYERLVALKNTYDPGNFFRLNQNIKPA is encoded by the coding sequence ATGACGGACCGCGAGGGAGCCGCCCAGCCGGCATTGGCGGGTGGCGTCATTGAGAAGTTCAACGCCAGCCTGCACGGTGAACTCATCCGCCCTGACAGCGGCAGCTACGACGAGGCCCGCAAGGTCTGGAACGGGATGATCGACCGGCGGCCGGCGCTGATCGTCCGCTGCGCCGCCCTCGAGGATGTGCAGAACGCCATTCGGTTCGCTCGGAGTTATGGGCTGCTCACCGCGGTGCGCGGCGGGGGCCATAACGCCGCCGGGTTCGCGGTGTGCGACGGTGGCCTGGTCATCGATCTCTCACAGATGAGGGGGATCCGTGTCGATCCGAAGGCGCGCACGGCGCGCGCCCAAGCCGGCGCCACCTGGGGCGACTTCGATCGCGAGACCCAGGCGTTCGGTCTGGCCACGACGGGGGGCGCCATTTCCACGACCGGGATCGCCGGGCTCACGCTCGGCGGCGGTCTCGGCTGGCTGATGCGCAGCTACGGGTTGGCCTGCGACAACCTGTTGTCCGTCGAGTTGGTCACCGCCGACGGCCGGGTGCTCATGGCCAGTCCGACCGAGAACCCGGACCTGTTCTGGGGCGTGCGTGGCGGAGGCGGCAACTTCGGCGTCGTCACGTCGTTCGAGTATCGCCTCCATCCCGTGGGACCGATGCTCGGCGGATTGCTGATCCATCCCCTGGAACGGGCGCGCGAGGTCCTTCAGTATTACCGCGAGGTCAGCCAATCCGCTCCGGACGAGCTGACGGTCTTCGCCGCCCTGATGACGACGCCCGACGGGGTCCCGGTCATCGGCTTGGCCCTCTGCTACAACGGGCCGGCGGCCGTGGGGGAGAAAACCCTGCACGCGCTCCGGTCGTTTGGGCCGCCGGTCGCGGATCAGGTCGGGCCGATGCCCTATACCGCCATCCAAAGCATGCTGGATGCGGGGTTCCCCGCCGGCCTTCAGGTCTATTGGCGGTCGGATTTTCTGAAGGGTCTCGGCGACGAGACCATCGACACGATCCTCACCCGGTTCGCCAAGCGGACCTCGCCGCTCTCCCTGATGATCATTGAGCAGTTTGGCGGCGCGGTCAGCCGCGTCGGCCGGGAGGACACGGCGTTTGAGTATCGAGACGCACAGTACAATCTGGCGATCATCTCGAGATGGACGGATCCCCGAGAATCGGACCCGCACATCCGTTGGGCGCGAGAGACGTGGGAAGCCATGCGGCCGTTCGCGACCGGGGTCTACGTGAACTACCTGGGCGAGGAGGGCGAGAGTCGGATCAGGGCGGCGTACGGCCCGGCCAAG